One genomic region from Leptolyngbyaceae cyanobacterium JSC-12 encodes:
- a CDS encoding LSU ribosomal protein L27P (IMG reference gene:2510096017~PFAM: Ribosomal L27 protein~TIGRFAM: ribosomal protein L27), producing the protein MAHKKGTGSTRNGRDSNAQRLGVKRYGGQIVKAGNILVRQRGTKFHPGNNVGRGNDDTLFALISGVVTFERLGKSRKKVSVYPVSEQAEA; encoded by the coding sequence ATGGCTCATAAGAAAGGTACGGGTAGTACACGAAACGGACGCGATTCGAATGCCCAACGTCTGGGCGTCAAGCGCTATGGTGGTCAAATTGTCAAGGCTGGCAATATTTTGGTACGTCAACGCGGCACCAAATTTCATCCTGGCAATAACGTTGGACGGGGGAATGATGACACCTTGTTTGCTCTGATTTCGGGAGTTGTCACTTTTGAACGTCTGGGTAAAAGCCGTAAGAAGGTCAGTGTGTACCCTGTTTCAGAACAGGCGGAAGCTTAA
- a CDS encoding LSU ribosomal protein L21P (IMG reference gene:2510096018~PFAM: Ribosomal prokaryotic L21 protein~TIGRFAM: ribosomal protein L21), whose amino-acid sequence MYAIIETGGKQLRVEPGRFYDVERLAVEEDTKINIDKVLFVQDDDGIHIGQPLVPGAIVEATVMSHLRGRKIIVYKMRPKKKTRKKQGHRQELSRIMIDAISIGGSNKKHATAQTATASPADVEPETSETDTE is encoded by the coding sequence ATGTACGCAATTATTGAAACAGGTGGTAAACAGCTACGGGTAGAACCCGGTCGGTTCTACGATGTAGAACGTCTTGCAGTTGAAGAAGACACGAAGATCAATATTGATAAGGTCTTGTTTGTCCAGGATGACGACGGCATTCATATTGGGCAGCCCCTTGTACCGGGTGCGATCGTAGAAGCAACCGTCATGAGCCATTTACGGGGTCGCAAAATCATTGTTTATAAGATGCGCCCCAAGAAGAAAACTCGTAAAAAGCAAGGACACCGCCAAGAGTTATCTCGTATCATGATCGATGCCATCAGTATAGGTGGTTCCAATAAAAAGCATGCAACCGCTCAGACCGCAACAGCATCTCCGGCAGACGTTGAACCTGAAACATCTGAAACCGATACTGAGTAG
- a CDS encoding amino acid transporter (IMG reference gene:2510096019~PFAM: Amino acid permease), whose protein sequence is MTTDTETESLKRVFGLTTLVIYGVGDILGAGIYAVVGKISGLSGSMVWASFLVAMLVAALTALSYAELGSRFPKSGGVAYFIHEAFRTNWLSMLVGWLMFCTCLVSMATLSIAFSGYLNAFIPALPTWAIVLALFAGLTFVNFRGMEESSALNIFCTTLEVSGLMIVILVSALYLMGGNSAPAADTLVANKNLVGWTAILQGAALAFYAFIGFEDVVNVAEEVKNPERNVPRAILIALGIAGVIYILVSWLATQVLSPAELGASGAPLLDVVRRAQPNFPEIIFTAIALFAVLNTALLNFVTASRLLYGMSREGLLPPWLSKLHAKRRTPYRTFMVIVPIVIVLALSGTLQFLAGTTATLIMAMFCLVNVSLLIIKRREPRNEGFEIPWLVPVLALMSNLILIAFASQASHILALVFVVIGLILIGIHRAIEGRMRSPSQG, encoded by the coding sequence ATGACAACTGATACAGAAACAGAATCGCTGAAGCGAGTATTCGGTTTGACAACCCTGGTGATTTACGGAGTTGGAGATATTTTGGGGGCAGGCATTTATGCCGTCGTTGGCAAAATTTCTGGGCTTTCTGGCTCAATGGTATGGGCATCGTTTTTGGTTGCCATGCTGGTTGCCGCCTTGACCGCCTTGAGCTACGCCGAGTTGGGCAGTCGTTTTCCGAAAAGTGGCGGTGTCGCCTATTTCATTCATGAAGCTTTTCGCACAAATTGGTTGTCTATGTTAGTTGGCTGGTTGATGTTTTGCACCTGTCTGGTGTCAATGGCGACGCTATCAATCGCTTTTTCTGGCTACCTCAATGCGTTTATTCCGGCGCTGCCAACCTGGGCTATCGTCCTGGCATTGTTTGCTGGACTCACATTTGTTAACTTTCGAGGTATGGAAGAGTCATCAGCCCTCAATATCTTTTGCACCACGCTGGAAGTATCTGGTCTGATGATTGTCATTCTAGTTTCTGCATTGTATTTGATGGGGGGGAATAGCGCACCCGCTGCAGATACTCTAGTCGCTAACAAGAATCTGGTTGGGTGGACAGCGATTTTGCAAGGTGCAGCACTGGCTTTTTATGCCTTTATTGGGTTTGAGGATGTCGTCAACGTTGCTGAGGAAGTCAAAAATCCAGAAAGAAATGTTCCCAGAGCAATTCTCATAGCGTTGGGCATTGCTGGGGTGATTTACATTCTGGTTTCCTGGCTAGCTACTCAGGTGCTTAGCCCAGCGGAACTTGGCGCTTCGGGTGCACCCTTGTTAGATGTGGTGCGTCGGGCGCAACCCAATTTCCCAGAGATTATCTTTACAGCGATCGCGTTGTTTGCTGTGCTGAATACGGCATTGCTCAATTTTGTGACGGCATCTCGCCTGCTGTATGGTATGTCTCGCGAAGGCTTGCTGCCCCCCTGGTTAAGCAAACTCCATGCAAAACGCCGTACACCTTACCGCACGTTTATGGTGATTGTGCCTATTGTAATTGTGCTGGCACTCTCCGGCACGCTGCAATTTCTGGCAGGGACAACAGCGACGCTGATTATGGCAATGTTCTGTTTAGTGAATGTGTCACTATTGATTATTAAACGCCGCGAACCCCGCAATGAAGGGTTTGAAATTCCCTGGCTGGTGCCTGTGCTGGCATTAATGTCGAATTTAATTTTGATCGCCTTCGCCTCGCAAGCTAGTCATATCCTGGCGTTGGTGTTTGTGGTGATTGGGCTGATTTTAATTGGAATTCATCGAGCCATTGAAGGTCGGATGCGATCGCCGTCGCAGGGGTAA
- a CDS encoding FAD dependent oxidoreductase (IMG reference gene:2510096020~PFAM: FAD dependent oxidoreductase), with protein MPRTYTIAVIGGGFYGCSVAIHLAQQGADVVLFERLPDLLTRASYHNQARLHNGYHYPRSFTTAYRSRLNFQRFLQEFRPAIATEFIKLYAIARVGSKVSPRQFETFCQTIEAPLRPARSGFVELFSPRLISSVYETQEYAFDAAVLRRLLRERLAQAGVSLKLATPVIAVEPNHLNQVIVIEATGKGLEVDYVFNCTYSGLNAIAGITPSRLRLKHEIAEIALVQLPDELRDVSVTVMDGPFFSFMPFPDRGLSTFSHVRYTPQSTWTEAVDDYLNPYQAFDSFERRSHFAFMVRDAQRYMPCLAHMVYQDSLFEVKTVLMKNEGDDGRPILFEVDPVQPRIISMLGSKIDNIYDALEAVDQYLRAV; from the coding sequence ATGCCAAGGACTTACACGATCGCGGTTATCGGGGGCGGGTTTTATGGTTGTAGCGTTGCCATTCACTTAGCCCAACAGGGAGCTGATGTTGTTTTGTTTGAGCGATTGCCAGATTTGCTTACCCGTGCGTCTTATCATAATCAGGCACGACTGCACAATGGTTACCATTATCCTCGCAGTTTTACAACGGCCTATCGCAGTCGGTTAAATTTCCAGCGCTTTTTGCAGGAGTTTCGTCCAGCAATTGCAACGGAATTTATCAAGCTTTATGCGATCGCACGGGTGGGGTCTAAAGTGAGTCCCCGTCAGTTTGAGACATTTTGTCAGACTATCGAAGCCCCCCTGCGTCCGGCGCGATCTGGCTTTGTGGAGTTGTTCTCTCCTCGCCTCATCAGCAGTGTGTATGAAACTCAGGAATATGCCTTTGATGCAGCAGTGTTGCGGCGACTCTTGCGAGAACGATTAGCCCAGGCTGGAGTCAGCTTGAAATTAGCAACCCCGGTTATTGCAGTCGAACCAAACCATTTGAACCAGGTAATTGTTATCGAGGCTACGGGGAAGGGGCTTGAGGTTGATTATGTATTTAACTGCACCTACTCTGGACTCAATGCGATTGCAGGGATTACCCCCAGTCGGTTACGACTCAAGCATGAAATTGCCGAAATAGCCCTGGTACAGTTACCTGACGAGCTACGAGATGTATCGGTTACTGTGATGGATGGACCCTTTTTCTCCTTCATGCCCTTTCCTGATCGGGGCTTATCCACCTTCTCCCACGTCCGTTACACACCCCAATCTACCTGGACTGAAGCCGTAGATGATTATCTCAACCCTTACCAGGCATTCGATAGTTTCGAAAGACGTTCTCATTTTGCCTTTATGGTGCGCGATGCCCAGCGGTATATGCCTTGTCTGGCGCATATGGTTTATCAAGATTCGTTATTTGAGGTAAAAACCGTCTTGATGAAAAATGAAGGCGATGATGGACGCCCCATTTTGTTTGAAGTTGATCCCGTTCAACCTCGCATCATCTCTATGCTAGGGTCTAAAATTGACAACATTTATGACGCTCTGGAAGCGGTTGATCAATACCTGCGTGCTGTGTGA
- a CDS encoding glycosyl transferase (IMG reference gene:2510096021~PFAM: Glycosyl transferase family 2) yields MSFVNQRADVLVSVVSPIRNAESWIATYLQEVSALLANDYKDYEIVLVDNASTDGTVEVVERLQQELRNIQLYSLARPIPHESAFVVGLEQAIGDVVVTLDAAYDPVDPIPEMVLLSYSSVDIVYGLRSDRLQQSFSLYNGLSRIFFQLYRLVTKENLPIAVSTLRLYTRRAINSFLDNSDRYSLFPVIGAFSGLRYRTFSYARLNRTGQPINQSYSAAISRALRLFFLSSHYPLRLLTFTALAGASLNVLYSIYVVLVNVFKSKVAEGWTTLSLQNSVMFFILFMILAVLSEYIARLVITNQNRPFYLVTRESRSLVLLRKHDINVTRPKD; encoded by the coding sequence ATGAGTTTTGTGAACCAACGAGCAGATGTGTTGGTTTCGGTTGTTTCGCCCATTAGAAATGCCGAAAGCTGGATTGCCACGTACTTGCAAGAGGTATCAGCGTTGCTGGCAAACGACTACAAAGATTATGAGATTGTCTTGGTGGACAATGCTTCGACGGATGGCACCGTGGAAGTGGTGGAGCGTTTGCAGCAAGAACTGCGCAATATTCAGCTCTATTCTCTGGCACGCCCTATTCCCCATGAAAGCGCGTTTGTCGTGGGTCTGGAGCAGGCGATCGGGGATGTGGTAGTTACGCTGGATGCAGCCTACGACCCAGTTGACCCAATTCCAGAAATGGTTCTCCTCAGCTATAGTAGTGTGGATATTGTGTACGGGTTGCGTAGCGATCGCTTGCAACAATCTTTTAGCCTTTACAATGGGCTGAGCCGCATTTTCTTTCAGCTCTACCGCCTGGTGACAAAAGAAAACTTGCCGATCGCTGTTTCCACGCTGCGGCTCTACACTCGACGAGCAATTAATTCATTTTTAGACAATAGCGATCGCTACAGTTTGTTCCCTGTAATTGGTGCTTTTTCTGGTCTACGTTATCGCACCTTTAGTTATGCACGATTGAACCGCACCGGGCAACCAATTAATCAAAGCTATTCTGCTGCCATTTCCCGCGCACTTCGGCTGTTTTTTCTATCGTCCCACTATCCATTGCGCTTGTTGACATTCACGGCGTTAGCCGGAGCATCTCTGAACGTGCTTTACAGTATTTATGTGGTGCTGGTAAATGTTTTTAAGTCAAAGGTTGCAGAGGGATGGACCACACTCTCTTTGCAAAATTCAGTTATGTTTTTCATCCTGTTCATGATTCTGGCAGTGTTATCTGAATATATCGCCCGGTTGGTAATTACAAACCAGAATCGCCCCTTTTATTTAGTCACGCGAGAAAGCCGTAGCCTGGTATTACTACGCAAGCACGATATTAATGTGACACGACCAAAAGATTAG
- a CDS encoding putative membrane protein (IMG reference gene:2510096022~PFAM: Predicted membrane protein (DUF2142)) — translation MAFLESITKHQSAFSVRQLFSNPAKAFLTLGLLFGLLFLIALPPFQVPDEPAHLYRGYQVTEGRIIAERENNVSGGQVPQSLVDTVNIWSARVPFNPKAKVEIKQFTDTLNLPLNREKTTYAWFMSSAYSPIPYIPQSIGITIGKLLNLPPVFLMYLGRFTNLIITTLIVYFSIKIIPGFKWIFFLLALTPMALNQRASLSADALLNSVAFLLIAIIMNDVCNPKVEKVSNRDVAIMAALGVVLSLSKQVYFLIPFLCFLIPQEKFESRKRYWLSCTLIALFTTIAWAVWSNIIKNNVGIPLNPMVDASVERQMQYILQNPFTLFSTAWNSIQVSGPILESFIGLLGWLDTKLPTLVLVTYPHVLVLVALISQQPNFVISPGNKWKIFGIFMITVFLIYLSQYLIWMPVGASVIDAVQGRYLIPISPLFFFLFYNQRWSCRVSEKGLRSLLIYYSIFALTASLIAILDRYY, via the coding sequence ATGGCTTTTCTAGAATCCATTACAAAACATCAATCTGCCTTCTCGGTGAGGCAGCTTTTTAGTAACCCAGCAAAAGCATTCTTGACCCTTGGCTTGTTGTTTGGCTTGCTATTTCTAATCGCTCTTCCTCCGTTTCAGGTACCGGATGAACCCGCTCATCTCTACCGAGGATATCAAGTCACTGAAGGCAGAATCATTGCAGAACGAGAAAATAATGTTTCAGGAGGACAGGTTCCTCAAAGCCTGGTTGATACAGTAAACATTTGGTCTGCGCGGGTACCGTTTAATCCCAAAGCAAAGGTTGAAATTAAACAGTTTACAGATACCCTAAATCTGCCTCTAAATCGAGAGAAAACAACCTATGCCTGGTTCATGTCATCTGCTTACAGTCCTATTCCATACATTCCTCAAAGTATTGGTATTACTATTGGGAAACTCTTGAATCTTCCACCAGTATTTCTGATGTATTTAGGACGATTCACGAATCTAATTATTACAACTCTAATCGTCTATTTTTCTATCAAAATTATTCCTGGATTTAAATGGATCTTTTTTCTGTTAGCATTGACTCCAATGGCATTAAATCAACGAGCCTCTCTCTCTGCCGATGCATTGTTGAATAGTGTTGCCTTCCTATTGATTGCCATCATTATGAATGATGTATGCAATCCTAAAGTCGAGAAAGTTTCCAACCGCGACGTGGCGATTATGGCAGCATTGGGTGTGGTGCTTTCGCTTTCTAAGCAGGTTTACTTTCTCATTCCGTTTCTCTGTTTTTTGATTCCGCAGGAAAAGTTTGAAAGTCGCAAACGGTATTGGCTCTCTTGCACCCTGATTGCATTGTTTACAACTATTGCGTGGGCAGTTTGGAGCAATATCATCAAAAACAATGTTGGAATTCCACTGAATCCAATGGTGGATGCATCTGTGGAACGGCAAATGCAATATATCCTGCAAAATCCTTTTACCCTGTTTAGTACTGCTTGGAATAGCATTCAGGTTTCGGGACCAATTCTAGAGTCTTTTATTGGATTACTTGGCTGGCTAGATACAAAGCTACCGACTCTGGTTCTTGTTACCTATCCTCACGTTTTAGTGCTGGTTGCGCTAATTAGCCAACAGCCAAACTTTGTGATTTCTCCAGGTAATAAATGGAAAATCTTTGGGATCTTTATGATCACCGTGTTTCTTATCTACCTTTCTCAATATCTGATCTGGATGCCGGTAGGAGCTTCTGTGATTGATGCCGTACAGGGGCGATATTTAATCCCAATTTCCCCCTTATTTTTCTTCCTGTTTTACAATCAACGCTGGTCGTGTCGAGTATCTGAAAAAGGTTTGCGATCGCTGCTGATTTACTACTCGATTTTTGCTCTAACTGCCAGCCTCATCGCCATCTTAGATCGGTATTATTAG
- a CDS encoding hypothetical protein (IMG reference gene:2510096023) has product MRAQKLLETLSSRPFLVWEYLLSSLLLACVVARGVAIASDAFFPQKYTQLVVGNLAWEVGSKHPDYLLLLSFILSLFLIYIGLQWFAASIQGVNGEAAEAAFREILIYALLPAGVWIGNIFVNSKPTLEFVIVSAVLVLLAIAFTAGLLHKRFVFLSSTDHLACTGSSLLTILLALLGGNALFLALARLNLNWQFTETQVILASVSTVLVVGCLLIVVWIWRKSGLEPLQKQLRSLLGISQLFLPLSFFILLPTPWVNHQQKFYGYSISPILYIVLISLVLLNYLDIIWRLRKPTSYDITSIFSIISPLSLIALLIYMKSPITGVSFIPPDDYHWGEFLLPWWLLKQFHYIPFQDYEPARGLINYVPGFLADLFFDQTAASYLAVTARAPQFLPYLTIGFLVISRSIGVLPAFLALALIPNPNNIYEIDLMLTAGLCILVGFFLKQKPVSWLGIWLILCMSLILFAPGQGGLFTIATFPLAAFMLYQAIRQQRQNLIKTAIAIAVIAIFLSLVTPLDQMMLGAVRYGVEQSALNSVAYGAEWFKSVGSNTFLTYPLWEFLRTSWIVISALIGFLVYQTIIYRKVAERQRFLIFAIPLFLITILIIPRAAGRIDSGTFSRLGLTSVWTMCLVLPIILLSCFGQRAKALILIVFAILGSLLTSGMEETLPSLERLVQHPVQAINVTGMNFIDGKQVGLPTLDNAILDPEHLQRLQRMKAILSTLLKPEETYLDLTNKNARYFHLNYAPPMPAAAYNLVHINQQRRTIQRVESHSVPIAVALADLIYLDYYSLALRTHLLYRYVAENYIPFKVDEFIFMIRPEYRDRLNQLTASQRSESGFSSGVLIGDTEALRLNLLDRAFRVANFEGIPSSWGRSLNSLPVRKISDIPFNPTLQSIEHLGGDRYKVTGTNPTITLDLSSLKVNGRDSGLLAFDFACKKRSKGKLAIRWESVSTPPDPDAIVRLTPRNGKQIVPLDAAPRWLLAKDIQTLKLEPFDQACTEFSLSNFSLYQRADVANN; this is encoded by the coding sequence ATGAGAGCACAAAAACTGCTGGAAACATTATCATCCCGTCCATTCCTGGTTTGGGAATATTTGCTGAGTTCTCTGTTACTTGCCTGCGTTGTGGCGAGAGGAGTGGCGATCGCAAGTGATGCATTCTTTCCGCAAAAATATACGCAGCTCGTTGTAGGCAACCTCGCCTGGGAAGTTGGTTCCAAACACCCAGATTACCTGTTGTTACTCAGCTTTATTCTAAGTTTGTTTTTAATTTACATTGGGCTGCAATGGTTTGCTGCTTCTATTCAAGGAGTCAATGGAGAAGCAGCGGAAGCTGCCTTTCGGGAGATTTTAATCTATGCCTTATTGCCAGCAGGTGTATGGATTGGCAATATTTTTGTAAACAGTAAGCCAACCTTGGAGTTCGTAATTGTTTCTGCGGTTTTAGTATTGCTGGCGATCGCATTTACAGCCGGACTTTTGCACAAACGTTTTGTGTTTCTTTCCAGCACAGATCACCTTGCTTGCACAGGTAGTAGCCTGCTGACGATTCTGTTAGCGCTACTGGGCGGTAATGCATTGTTCTTAGCCCTAGCTCGTTTAAACTTGAACTGGCAATTCACAGAAACACAGGTCATTTTGGCATCAGTTAGCACAGTTTTGGTCGTTGGATGTTTACTCATTGTTGTCTGGATTTGGCGAAAATCTGGCTTAGAACCTTTACAAAAACAGTTACGATCGCTGCTAGGAATTTCCCAACTATTTTTACCACTTAGTTTTTTTATTTTGCTGCCAACTCCGTGGGTTAATCATCAACAGAAATTTTATGGCTACTCTATTTCTCCTATTCTATACATTGTTTTAATCAGCTTAGTTTTGCTTAATTATTTGGATATCATTTGGAGACTCCGAAAACCAACCAGTTATGATATTACTTCTATTTTTTCTATTATTTCCCCACTTTCTCTAATTGCACTCCTCATTTATATGAAATCTCCGATTACAGGAGTCAGCTTTATTCCACCGGATGATTATCATTGGGGAGAATTTTTATTGCCCTGGTGGCTGCTCAAACAATTTCACTACATTCCATTTCAAGATTATGAACCTGCTCGAGGGTTGATTAATTACGTTCCAGGGTTTTTAGCAGACCTTTTCTTTGATCAAACTGCTGCTTCTTACTTGGCTGTTACTGCCAGAGCACCCCAATTTTTACCTTACTTGACGATTGGATTTTTAGTGATTTCTCGTTCAATAGGTGTACTCCCAGCCTTTCTGGCACTGGCACTAATTCCAAATCCTAACAACATCTATGAAATTGATTTGATGTTGACAGCAGGGTTATGTATCTTGGTGGGATTTTTCCTGAAACAGAAACCTGTAAGCTGGCTTGGGATCTGGCTGATATTGTGCATGTCCTTAATTTTATTCGCACCAGGACAGGGTGGGTTGTTTACGATTGCAACATTTCCCCTGGCGGCTTTTATGCTGTATCAAGCTATTCGTCAGCAACGGCAAAATCTAATCAAAACTGCGATCGCGATCGCAGTTATAGCCATTTTCTTAAGCCTGGTAACTCCTCTTGATCAAATGATGTTGGGAGCGGTGCGCTATGGAGTAGAACAATCTGCTCTTAATTCTGTTGCTTATGGTGCTGAATGGTTCAAAAGTGTTGGTAGTAACACGTTCCTTACCTATCCTCTATGGGAGTTTCTCCGGACTTCTTGGATTGTTATCAGTGCATTGATTGGCTTTTTAGTTTATCAAACAATAATTTATCGCAAAGTTGCTGAACGTCAGCGTTTTCTCATCTTTGCCATTCCATTGTTCCTGATCACAATTTTGATCATTCCACGTGCTGCTGGACGCATTGACTCGGGCACCTTCTCTCGATTAGGCTTAACCAGTGTTTGGACAATGTGTTTGGTTTTACCGATCATTCTACTGTCATGTTTTGGGCAACGAGCAAAAGCATTAATTTTAATTGTCTTCGCCATTCTTGGCAGCTTATTAACTTCTGGCATGGAAGAAACATTACCCAGTTTAGAACGGTTAGTTCAGCATCCAGTTCAGGCAATCAATGTTACAGGGATGAATTTTATTGATGGTAAGCAGGTCGGGCTGCCAACTCTAGATAACGCCATTCTAGATCCTGAACATTTGCAGCGCTTACAACGAATGAAAGCGATTCTTAGTACGTTGCTTAAGCCAGAAGAAACCTATCTTGACCTTACTAATAAAAATGCGCGATATTTTCATTTGAACTATGCCCCTCCTATGCCAGCCGCCGCTTACAATTTAGTTCATATAAATCAGCAACGACGAACTATTCAAAGGGTAGAAAGTCATTCAGTACCTATCGCAGTTGCATTAGCCGATCTGATTTATCTGGACTATTATTCACTGGCATTACGGACTCATTTGCTATATCGGTATGTAGCTGAAAATTACATCCCGTTCAAAGTTGATGAATTTATTTTCATGATTCGACCTGAATACCGCGATCGCCTGAATCAACTGACTGCTTCTCAACGTTCTGAGAGTGGATTTTCATCTGGTGTATTGATTGGTGATACTGAAGCTCTGCGTCTGAATCTTCTGGATCGTGCATTCCGGGTTGCAAATTTTGAAGGGATTCCCAGTTCTTGGGGGCGATCACTTAACTCGTTGCCTGTGCGAAAAATTAGTGATATTCCATTCAACCCCACCTTACAAAGTATCGAGCATTTGGGCGGCGATCGCTATAAAGTGACAGGCACCAACCCAACAATCACCCTTGATCTTTCTTCACTCAAAGTGAACGGTCGTGATTCTGGATTGTTAGCATTTGATTTTGCCTGTAAGAAACGCTCAAAAGGTAAATTAGCAATTCGTTGGGAGAGTGTTTCTACTCCACCTGACCCAGATGCTATCGTGCGGCTTACTCCTCGAAACGGTAAACAAATCGTGCCGCTGGATGCTGCCCCTCGATGGCTGTTGGCAAAAGATATTCAAACTCTAAAACTTGAGCCATTTGATCAAGCCTGTACCGAATTTTCCCTGTCCAATTTCAGTTTGTATCAGCGGGCAGATGTTGCAAACAATTGA
- a CDS encoding N-acetylmuramoyl-L-alanine amidase (IMG reference gene:2510096024~PFAM: N-acetylmuramoyl-L-alanine amidase; Bacterial SH3 domain) → MKRLLHHNLKALTKGISLFSFARSVTLLGVILCAIILVSSVPPIAAKQSLFVAYPPTAHETTASKIFLIGTAPKGGEVTVNGQAIARNAAGHFAPSFPLKVGLNLFTLRYGNQEVRLNVTRTNPSLQLSSSTDFVPGSLTPAVNIGRQPNEWLCFGATAPQGATVTVRLANSQAIPLSPQKQFVELPPNSAVLTQQNQPATLPAPGFYQGCTRTVLVGNLGQPIFELNIGDQRRQQTGTGSVQILAPAQLEVAEVTAEAGTARTGPGTDYSRLTPLPKGTQASITGYEGEWVRLDYGGWIRRSEVQVRKASTPPSSLIRSIKARQTSGWTEIVFPLQVPVPVSVQQGDRTFTLTLHNTTAQTDTIKLNDDPIIARLDWTQAQPGQVQYVFNLKTSQQWGYQLRYEGTSLILALRHPPKLRQGASATRSLAGLKILLDPGHGGPEDLGARGPTGTPEKNVALTISKLVRNELMQRGATVTMTRENDVDVGLQERVNQIHQDQPHLALSLHYNALPDDGDALHTKGVGIFWYHAQAHSLAVSLHNYLVTTLKRPSYGVFWNNLALTRPAIAPAILLELGFMINPDEYEWIVNPKEQRRLAQAIADGIVQWTRQSLN, encoded by the coding sequence ATGAAACGGCTCCTCCATCACAACCTGAAAGCCCTAACAAAGGGGATTTCCCTTTTCTCTTTTGCGCGCTCTGTTACCCTTTTAGGTGTAATCTTGTGTGCAATTATTCTGGTGTCGTCTGTTCCACCAATTGCGGCAAAACAATCGCTGTTTGTTGCCTATCCACCCACTGCTCACGAAACCACTGCCAGCAAAATCTTCTTGATTGGAACCGCACCTAAAGGTGGGGAAGTTACGGTGAACGGACAGGCGATCGCACGCAATGCCGCAGGGCATTTTGCTCCTAGTTTTCCGCTTAAGGTTGGGCTGAACTTATTTACACTGCGATATGGCAATCAGGAAGTCCGGTTGAATGTTACCCGCACCAATCCCAGCCTTCAACTCTCCTCTAGTACAGATTTTGTACCTGGTTCGCTTACACCCGCTGTAAACATTGGGCGTCAACCGAATGAGTGGCTGTGTTTTGGTGCAACCGCACCCCAAGGGGCAACCGTTACGGTTCGGCTGGCAAACAGTCAGGCAATTCCTCTCTCTCCCCAAAAGCAGTTTGTTGAATTGCCCCCTAACTCTGCCGTCTTGACTCAACAAAATCAACCAGCAACCCTGCCTGCACCTGGTTTCTATCAAGGCTGTACCCGGACTGTGCTAGTCGGCAACCTGGGGCAACCCATTTTTGAACTAAACATTGGTGACCAACGCAGGCAACAAACCGGGACTGGTAGCGTCCAAATTCTCGCACCGGCCCAATTAGAAGTTGCAGAAGTCACCGCAGAAGCGGGTACAGCACGAACGGGACCTGGTACAGATTACTCTCGCCTGACACCGCTTCCAAAAGGTACCCAGGCAAGCATTACCGGGTATGAGGGAGAGTGGGTACGGCTAGATTATGGCGGCTGGATTCGGCGCAGTGAAGTGCAAGTCCGTAAAGCCAGCACTCCGCCGTCTTCCTTGATTCGTAGTATCAAAGCTCGACAAACTAGTGGCTGGACGGAGATTGTGTTTCCGTTGCAAGTTCCGGTTCCAGTAAGTGTGCAACAGGGCGATCGCACATTTACGCTGACCCTGCACAACACCACTGCCCAAACTGACACTATTAAGCTTAACGATGATCCGATAATTGCTCGTCTCGACTGGACTCAAGCCCAGCCCGGACAGGTGCAATATGTTTTTAATCTCAAAACCAGTCAGCAATGGGGCTATCAGCTGCGCTACGAGGGCACTAGCCTGATCCTGGCACTCAGGCATCCACCCAAACTCAGGCAGGGAGCCTCGGCAACGCGATCGCTGGCTGGGTTAAAAATTTTGCTCGATCCAGGGCACGGCGGTCCTGAAGACCTGGGTGCCCGTGGTCCCACAGGTACACCAGAGAAAAACGTAGCACTGACGATTTCCAAACTAGTCCGCAATGAACTGATGCAACGAGGCGCAACCGTGACAATGACTCGCGAGAACGATGTGGATGTAGGATTGCAAGAGCGGGTTAACCAAATTCATCAAGACCAGCCCCATCTCGCCCTGAGCCTGCACTACAATGCCCTCCCCGACGATGGAGATGCGCTTCACACGAAAGGTGTTGGTATATTTTGGTATCATGCCCAAGCGCATAGTCTGGCTGTATCTTTGCACAATTACCTGGTTACAACGCTCAAACGCCCTTCGTATGGCGTGTTCTGGAATAATTTAGCACTGACCCGCCCGGCGATTGCTCCTGCGATATTGCTGGAACTGGGATTCATGATCAATCCCGACGAGTACGAATGGATTGTCAACCCCAAAGAGCAACGGCGTTTAGCGCAAGCGATCGCAGACGGCATTGTTCAATGGACTCGACAATCACTCAACTAA